TCGTCTGGCCCGGCCCAAGCCCGCTCATCACTTTTTCCACCTCCGGGTCGGCTGCCATGTCTTGTATAAGCTCTGCATCTCCAGCCATACTTTGTTGAACCAGCCCTTGGATATTCTCAACTTTAATTTCCCCCTCCTCTAGTTCCTCTTCCCCACCAAAATACTCCTCTTCTGTTCCTGTCCCTTGCTCATGTGATCCTGTTTCTATAAACCCTGTGTGGGCCTTAGCAACATGCAACTTCAGAAGCGGATCAGAATCAAAGACTTTTTCGCATAATTCGCACGATGCAAACAGGTAACCATGGACAGTTTCCATGTGCTTTTTAAGATCATTTGTATTCCTTAGATCTGCATTACAGCGGGAACAAACTGTCTCCTCTCCAGTATAGTGACTCATTTCATGACGAATACAGCGGTTTTTGCCCTGGAAAAGCTTGCCACAATGTCTGCAGGCATATCCATTTTCAACTTTCGTTGGTCCGCCATCATCATCTACGTTAATTTTCTGCTTGAGGCCTCGCGCAGTCTGGAATGCAACAGTTTCACCACAGGGGCAAAGCATCTCCCGTCGTAAACATTTATGTGTGCCCTCACCCCAGACCTCAGTTTCAACCAAGTATCTTTCACATTTATTGCATTTCTTTGTATGAATGGATGAAACATGGAGTTCAAGAGCCTTCCTTGCAAAGAACGTATCGGGACAGATACTGCAGCCAAAGTGTTTAACCTTAGAGTGAATCCTTTCCACATGATTTTGCAGGGTTTTCTTGTGTGAAAAGGACTTGGTGCATTGGTTACACTGGAACTCGGCCTGCGTCCTGTTCCGGATGATGTGGACGGAGTATCCCGGGCTGTCAGTGGTCTCATCTCTTCCCTGGTCTTCCTCAATCACATCTGGGATCAGAATTTCGTCCACACCTCCCATGTGGGCTCGCTTGCCCACGTTTGTGCAGAAGACGACATTAGCTCCACATTTACACCTCTCAATTCTTTCCATTGATCTCTCAGTTCCCTCTGGCCATGGAACGCTCTCTTCAACATACGTCTGGCATTTCTTGCATTGTCTTGTGTGAACATGGATGACATGCGTCTTCAGGCTGGCCTTTGAATGAAACTTCATCTGACAGATGGAGCATTCATAGCCCTTTGCTCCAAGGTGCATGTTCTGAATATGCGTTCTCAGTGCCCATTTGCCCAGGATGGTTTTCCCACAATATTCACAATTCATCGGAATTTTCTCAAGCCTCCTCCTTTTCGTTGGTTTAACTTTCCTCTTGCGGACATTCCCATCCtcatcaataaatgtttctaCGGTTGGTGGCTCTCTCGGTGGTTCGTTCTGCAGCATCATGTTCATTCCACAGGCGCATTTAACACTTCTCTTATCAGTCTGCTTTATTCCCTCTTGCCAAGGTTCAGTTTCATTCACCTCTTCTCCACACTTGGTGCATTGAATGGAGTGTATTTTAGCTTTGTGTTTCTTCAGGACAGTTACATCAAAGTATTTTTCGGGGCACACATCACAGGCATATTTTCTAATCTTCAGATGCAGGCGCTCAATATGCTTTTGCAGAGACCACTTTCCAGTGACCTTCTTGTTACAGTAGTCGCAGGTAAGAATTTGAGTCTCCGAGAATCCCCTCCTCTTTTTGCCAGAGCTCATGAAGCTGGTGTCCGTCATCGTGCTCTCGTCCCCATCAGACATCTCAATGTACTCATCCTCTGCATCAGAAAACTCCTCTGCTTCATCATTTACGATAGATACCAACTCATCACATTCCTGACATTTCACAATCCTTGTCGTTGTTTTCTCCATCCCTTCCTTCCAGGGTACCGATTCCACCACCATTGCCTTACAGCCATGACATTCTATGGTATGAATCCTGTTCAAGTGTTTGCGCAGGCCAACTTTCCCGCTGCATATGGCCTTACACACATTGCAaggagtgttgttatgcatTAACCCCATATGAGTCTCGAGACTCCACTTTCCAACAAGATCTTTATCGCAGATGGTACAGATGACTTTCTCCACCTGCACAGCTACACCTTTCTTTCTTCCTTTCCTGGTTCTCTTGCCAGCACCTGGCGTCTCAACTCCTCCATCACCTTCACTCGCATCCTCATCCAGGTCAGTTTTCATTGACATTTCAGAGTACCCTTCTTCGTCTTCATAATCTTCATATTCCATATCAGAGTCATCCATAGTCTGATCCAATGGTTTCTCTCCAGGATAAGATATTTGCACATCAGCCAGATCAGCCATAGTTAGCTCAACAGACACCTGCAGatgatagaaaaataaaattacaccAAGTCTTATTCCTTGAGTTCCAAAAGTAAGAACACATCAATCATTCATTGTTAGTTACATGTAGCAAACTGTCATATTCACAACTGGTTGacattaaattcaattaaaatccTTACAAGCGAcatatttattcttattaacGCACCAAatcttattaaattaaaatccTTTTACATATATACTCTTACTAATGCACCAAATTTTAgtctatttaaatattaaagaagGCATTCTCACCTTATAGAATGCTGCTGCAAAAGTCATGCCAGCTGGGATGTTAAATTCCAAGTGAGCACCGCAAAATTTCAGTCTAGTAATGAATTTGATTAGCACCTGGTGCATTAATATGAATACATACGGTAATTGAGTTGCATAGCAAGCGAATGGTCCTGCTGTTGGAGTTCAATTTAGCTCCTCCCATATACAGTATTAAATTTTCTTTGCAATACTTTCAAACAGTTGGTTAACATTTGGATACATGTAGATGTTCCCAGTGCTTAATTGTcttcaaaaaatgttcaaacatacaTCAGCTACCCCTAGTTCCAAAAGTGCTACATTATTttagtcatcgaaattagacttatggatgaacaagcccaaattcttatactattgcttcaAACTTTGTAatagccctgctatataaaatcaaaatttaagcaACCCTGGatgacattttaccagtgcacgGCTTGCTGGCTTGTGATAATTCTGACTACTGTATcttcaaaaaaaatgttcaaacatacttttttgtctGCCTTACTTTAGTTTGCAAATAACATAATCTCTTTCCTTCATAGAGAAAAAGCCACATCAGTTAACCCTAGCTCATCCCCATGTTATATAAGCCACATCAGTTAACCCTAGCTCATCCCCATGTTATATAAGCCACATCAGTTAACCCTAGCTCATCCCCATGTTATATAAGCCACATCAGTTAACCCTAGCTAATCCCCATGTTATATAAGCCACATCAGTTAACCCTAGCTAATCCCCATGTTATATAAGCCACATCAGTTAACCCTAGCTAATCCCCATGTTATATAAGCCACATCAGTTAACCCTAGCTAATCCCCATGTTATATAAGCCACATCAGTTAACCCTAGCTCATCCCCATGTTATATAAGCCACATCAGTTAACCCTAGCTCATCCCCATGTTATATAAGCCACATCAGTTAACCCTAGCTCATCCCCATGTTATATAAGCCACATCAGTTAACCCTAGCTCATCCCCATGTTATATAAGCCACATCAGTTAACCCTGGCTCATCCCCATGTTATATAAGCCACATCAGTTAACCCTAGCTAATCCCCATGTTATATAAGCCACATCAGTTAACCCTAGCTAATCCCCATGTTATATAAGCCACATCAGTTAACCCTAGCTAATCCCCATGTTATATAAGCCACATCAGTTAACCCTAGCTAATCCCCATGTTATATAAGGAGAAAGACATAATTATAAGGTACCATAATGGTTTGAGAAGAAAAAAGACGTATCTATAAAGGAATGGGTTAAAGAAAGGTGCTTGTCACAAAGCACGCTCACATTGCAATTTTGCaccaaagtcaaggtcaagttATTCCACccaatataaaacaatgacacTTATTCAAACGAGTTTAAAGTTgcattttaaatcacaaaactGTATTGGCATTCACAGTTGCACCTTTTCAAGATGGTATATCATATTAGTGTGCTGTGTGTGATGAATGAacttaacaagagctgtcgtaagacagcgcgctcgactacgccgctttgacttagaagtcaatacaataatgatgtaatatgtggcTGTCAAAACcaatcaaacaatcaaactgaaaagtgaacaagaagcccgatgtgacaaaaccaggtttttaatgattggcagaagagatttaAATAGTTTCAAgtgctttcttctatttttagtaacagtgaccttgattccatgggccccaaacacaatcccatggaagtcctccataaactcttcctacatatcaagtttggtcacagtatgtcaaccataactgaaacagtaatctatttttagaaacagtgactttgacctagGGGGCTgaaaggcaatccatgaaagctctgcataaacttgtcctatttACCAAgattggtcacactatgtcaacccttacttgagttattcagtactaagcatatttctatttttagcaacagtgatcttgacctagaccataactctaggggcccaaaacacaatctcatgaaagggACCATAACTctaggggcccaaaacacaatctcatgaaaggtctctataaactcttcctatataccaagtttggtcacaatatgtagacccctacttaagttatttaataccaaccctttttctattaatagtaaccttgaccttgatcctacgggcctcaaacgcattcccataaaaggtctccataaactcttcatatataccaagtttggtctacttatgtcaaacctagctaaaattattcgatacataaggtgactttgatgctgccctcccaccagcccgtctgaacaatgacgcaagtcattcaaataactagTTTTCCCTTTacgaaaatgtggttaagaatataaaaatgtgcctttcaaaatatttaaaaaaaaaaaaatcgttcaaGGGCCGTAATTTGTAtaaagggttaaaatggagttatgttccttgttgtaaggtggtcgtcaataattctgcgaagtattaagtgcattaaatgaagggtatagaagttttttttattaaaatcccaacttgccctaaaactttaacctaagtcaatcaggggccataacttttATTAAGGAtactatggagttatgtaacctcattgtgtgatggtcctgaacaattgtgtgaagtattaagtcaattgaatgaagggtattggactaattagtgaaaatcccaacttgccctaaaactttaacctgccctaaactttaacctaagtcaatcaggggccataacttgtattaaggatactatagagttatttaacctcattttgtgatggtcctgaacaactgtgtgaagtattaagtcaattgaactaAGTgtatagaagtaattaataaatatcccaacctgccctaaaactttaacctacgttccatagtcaatcaggggtcataatttgtaaaaaaggataatatggagttatctaacctcattatgtaatggccctgaacaactgtgtgaagtattaagtcaattgaatgaagggtattggacttattagtgaaaatcccaacttgccctaaaacttaaatcGGACGCCGATGCTGGGGGGAGTTGTTTAGTGtttagccctccttattcttcgaatagtcgagccaaaaatatatatttatttttaccaaagGAATCTAAAAACTGTAGGGTCAGGCCTTTTTCATAGGAAAGATTGAGTGACCCCaacaaaaagtgtattttttaggccttatatcAATATTCAGTCTAAGAGCACCATGCAAATGAAAAAAGACATCTTTTACTTCAAACTAAAATAAGTCACATATGTTTTCAATTCAAGTAGCCTTTTCTCCAAGATAGTGGCAGGTTAAGCAACTTCCAAGGGCTCTATTTTGGaaatttttgcatattttaagtCAGTAATTACTTCCAAACTTGCTTTAACGGAAGTCCTGAACAGGATGTAGTAAAAAAGCAGCTGTGTGTCGGTAGTCGAAATTAATACAAGcccacaaaaaataaaatattttatgcaaaGCAATAGtgtaagaatttgggcttgttcatccaaaagtttaatttcaatgatGTGCTAGAAAACGACAGCAGGGTGCATTGCCCTGCTTTTTAGACCTAGCTTGAGCACTGAAATGCAGGAgtctttatttttcaatcaaaaaaaGGGGCACAACTAAGCAATTATCAAACAAGTTATTGGCAACGCATCTTAATGTCCATGAAGcttttgttcaataaaaacaattttaattgacttaatatctgttgtttctttttttttatataattgtattgatTTGGGATCTAGGtgctgtttgtttcattttacttCTAGCTCTaactagtgatgttccgatgatcgattataattgaaaatttattgGTTCAACCTAAAATTGGCAACACacatttcattttgtcataATCCATAATCGTTTCAACTGGcgagttgtttttcttctatgGTTATTTAAGTTCAGGTAATTTTCGCCACTGTTCTCCTTTGAGTTCAATTGTACATTCAGAAGTGTTCAGTTGTTATCATAAACAATATGgccaaaagcaacaacaacactaaattACTTCAAACCTACACCTACCATAAGCAAAGTTTAGGATTTTAAGCTATTTTACATGACATCAACTAAACttaaggtattgtcaaaaactgattGTATtttcgataatcggttacttgaaaAGAACAGATTCTCAACACTACCTCTAACCTCTCAATGTCCTTGACCTTTTTCCTCTAGCTCTAACCTCTCAACGCCCTAGACCTTTTTCCTCTAGCTCTAACCTCTCAATGCCCTTGACCTTTTTCCTCTAGCTCTAACCTCTCAACGCCCTAGACCTTTTTCCTCTAGCTCTAACCTCTCAATGCCCTTGACCTTTTTTCCTCGAGCTCTAACCTCTCAACGCCCTAGACCTTTTTCCTCTAGCTCTAACCTCTCAATGCCCTTGACCTTTTTCCTCGAGCTCTAACCTCTCAACGCCCTAGACCTTTTTCCTCTAGCTCTAACCTCTCAATGCCCTTGACCTTTTTGCTCTAGCTCTAACTTCTCAATGTCCTTGACCTTTTTCCTCTAGCTCTAACTTCTCAATGTCCTTGACCTTTTTCCTCTAGCTCTAACCTCTCAATGCCTTTGACCTTTTTCCTCTAGCTCTAACCTTTCAACGCCCTTGACCCTTTTCCAGTAGCTCTAACCTCTCAATGTCCTTGACCTTTTTCCTGTAGCTCTAACTTCTCAATTCCCTTGACCTTTTTCCTGTAGCTCTAACCTCTCAATTCCCTTGGCCTTTTTCCTGTAGCTCTAACCTCTCAATTCCCTTGGCCTTTTCCTGTAGCTCTAACCTCTCAATTCCCTTGGCCTTTTTCCTGTAGCTCTAACCTCTCAATGCTCTTGACCTTTTTCCTGTTGTTCAGTCATTAGAAGATATAAAAGTTCAGTTGCTGAACTGGATTTGATtccttgaaacttcttaagccataacatatttaagtagcttttttttatttgacattactttttactttatcctgattttcataaataaaacactGTTGTTCGGGACAATTTTAATCAACAGTCAAAAATgtccaaaaaagaaaaaaaaattataaaagaaaaaaaatagtgagcttagcttaatcaaGTTTTAACAGACTTATGCATTTCTGAGAAATCCATCCCAGCCATTATTTAAGCTCAAGAAACCATTGCATGATGAAGAATGTCACAATTACCGTTAAAACCTTGCATTCACTTGTGCTTTCAATTTGTCAGTTTAATTAGCAAGCAATCATTAACACTTGTACAATGTAAGTCACAATTTATTCAGAATAGGGTATACAAAATAGACAATACACAATGAAGTTAAATGCACTAATTACAACAGCTGAATAAAACATTCCATCaccaaataaaaaagatgtaaatTTTACAGGTTCACATTTCACGTCACAAATGGCACAGAATTATTTCTCCACAATATTGAGTGCAATCAACAGTGGCCCTGGAGGGACTTTTAGTTGTCCCTCATTGATAGCCTGCTGCACAAACTTCTGTGCATCATCATCAGTCATGTTAGGACTCCTGGTGGTGACATACACAATGCCATCCTGAACCTGGGAGATAACAGCCCCGCAATGCCCTACATCCTTTACAACATCAGAGTCACTGACCTGGTTACCTTCACCAACATTTTCGTTTTCATTCACATTAGTCTTAtcatttaaatcagttttatttggAGATGAATGGGCTTTCGATTCAAGCTTCAGATTAAGCATATTGCTATGCACTTTTATCGTATGGACTTTTAGCGATATTTCACTGCTGTATCGTTTCTTGCAAATCTTACACTCATGTAAGACAATGCTATGTTCATCTTCAAGATGTTTCACCATGGAACTTTCAAACATGAAATCCTCCCCACACACCTGACATGTATTGTCCCTTTTACCAATGTGGATCAACTCATGACTCTTACAGCTTTTCCTATCCTTGAACTTTTTCTCACATGTACGACATTCAAACA
Above is a genomic segment from Mya arenaria isolate MELC-2E11 chromosome 2, ASM2691426v1 containing:
- the LOC128242639 gene encoding zinc finger protein 62 homolog isoform X1 encodes the protein MAAEERDIEETEEFTLAVKYVLKRQMKDLITQMREQGEEMVVMAVNIQDGTSTHFGTPLGDCFITEQKSLTNNFVTFCKSNGQKKSKAVGTQYSSKKIAATPKGRAKAATSASTDAPTLKITVPKKMSVGISEQELGGLVGRIVASQLTQNKAKGDGSSGGTKFDALLESIKKGKAPDTPSGVTRSGRKVSNKYLEGIKSARKRVKLEKEDSGDEEIPESFILNQLTDLEAGAMKKVQVKTGDGKNIDVQKTTLAQAEQMEILATSIIKQLENIPNVAQRKQVKVSVELTMADLADVQISYPGEKPLDQTMDDSDMEYEDYEDEEGYSEMSMKTDLDEDASEGDGGVETPGAGKRTRKGRKKGVAVQVEKVICTICDKDLVGKWSLETHMGLMHNNTPCNVCKAICSGKVGLRKHLNRIHTIECHGCKAMVVESVPWKEGMEKTTTRIVKCQECDELVSIVNDEAEEFSDAEDEYIEMSDGDESTMTDTSFMSSGKKRRGFSETQILTCDYCNKKVTGKWSLQKHIERLHLKIRKYACDVCPEKYFDVTVLKKHKAKIHSIQCTKCGEEVNETEPWQEGIKQTDKRSVKCACGMNMMLQNEPPREPPTVETFIDEDGNVRKRKVKPTKRRRLEKIPMNCEYCGKTILGKWALRTHIQNMHLGAKGYECSICQMKFHSKASLKTHVIHVHTRQCKKCQTYVEESVPWPEGTERSMERIERCKCGANVVFCTNVGKRAHMGGVDEILIPDVIEEDQGRDETTDSPGYSVHIIRNRTQAEFQCNQCTKSFSHKKTLQNHVERIHSKVKHFGCSICPDTFFARKALELHVSSIHTKKCNKCERYLVETEVWGEGTHKCLRREMLCPCGETVAFQTARGLKQKINVDDDGGPTKVENGYACRHCGKLFQGKNRCIRHEMSHYTGEETVCSRCNADLRNTNDLKKHMETVHGYLFASCELCEKVFDSDPLLKLHVAKAHTGFIETGSHEQGTGTEEEYFGGEEELEEGEIKVENIQGLVQQSMAGDAELIQDMAADPEVEKVMSGLGPGQTMISQVEGGVIYVATRDSDLTTDGAREFVQQAIKDGHVTVPSGTISIILNKL